A window of the Synechococcus sp. M16.1 genome harbors these coding sequences:
- the tgt gene encoding tRNA guanosine(34) transglycosylase Tgt, with protein MFGFEINAHCANTSARCGTFETPHGPVHTPRFMPVGTLATVKGISTEQLGRTGAQMVLSNTYHLHLQPGEEIVAAAGGLHRFMGWNGPMLTDSGGFQVFSLGDLNKIDDRGVVFRNPRDGRTIDMTPEHATQIQMALGADVAMAFDQCPPYPATENDVIDACRRTHSWLERCVTAHTREDQALFGIVQGGCFPHLRRESAMAVASFDLPGIAVGGVSVGEPAEEMHRIVRDVTPLLPSHKPRYLMGIGTLREMAIAVANGIDLFDCVLPTRLGRHGTALVGGERWNLRNARFRHDHTPLDPSCSCVACTGHTRAYLHHLIRSEELLGLTLLSIHNITHLVRFTSAMAQAIRDGCFSEDFAPWEPDSPAHHTW; from the coding sequence GTGTTCGGCTTCGAAATCAACGCGCATTGCGCCAACACATCAGCACGGTGCGGCACCTTTGAGACCCCGCATGGGCCGGTGCACACACCACGCTTCATGCCGGTGGGAACCCTGGCCACCGTCAAGGGCATCAGCACGGAGCAGCTGGGGCGCACGGGAGCCCAGATGGTGCTCTCGAACACTTACCACCTGCACTTGCAACCGGGGGAGGAGATCGTGGCGGCGGCCGGTGGCCTGCACCGGTTCATGGGCTGGAACGGCCCGATGCTCACCGACTCCGGCGGCTTTCAGGTGTTCAGCCTGGGGGACCTGAACAAGATCGATGACCGTGGGGTGGTGTTCCGAAACCCCCGCGATGGACGCACCATCGACATGACCCCGGAACATGCCACCCAGATCCAGATGGCCCTCGGGGCGGATGTGGCCATGGCCTTTGACCAGTGCCCGCCCTATCCGGCGACGGAGAACGACGTCATCGATGCCTGTCGACGCACGCATTCCTGGCTCGAGCGCTGCGTCACAGCCCACACCCGCGAAGATCAGGCGCTGTTCGGCATCGTTCAGGGCGGCTGTTTCCCCCATCTGCGGCGGGAGAGTGCCATGGCCGTCGCCTCCTTTGATCTGCCGGGCATTGCTGTCGGTGGCGTCAGCGTTGGTGAGCCCGCTGAGGAGATGCATCGCATCGTGCGGGACGTCACGCCCCTGCTTCCTTCACACAAACCGCGCTACCTGATGGGCATCGGCACCCTGCGCGAGATGGCCATTGCCGTGGCCAACGGGATCGACCTGTTCGACTGCGTCTTGCCCACCCGACTCGGCCGTCATGGCACCGCCCTGGTGGGCGGTGAACGTTGGAACCTGCGCAATGCACGCTTCCGCCACGACCACACTCCCCTGGATCCGAGCTGCTCCTGCGTGGCCTGCACCGGTCACACCCGGGCCTACCTGCATCACCTGATTCGCAGCGAGGAGCTGCTGGGCCTCACCTTGTTGAGCATTCACAACATCACCCATCTGGTGCGTTTCACCTCGGCCATGGCACAAGCGATTCGCGACGGCTGTTTTTCAGAGGATTTCGCTCCCTGGGAGCCAGACTCTCCAGCCCATCACACGTGGTAG